The following are from one region of the Hemibagrus wyckioides isolate EC202008001 linkage group LG24, SWU_Hwy_1.0, whole genome shotgun sequence genome:
- the si:ch73-196l6.5 gene encoding riboflavin transporter 2 has protein sequence MSLLTRILACLFGMGSWVTICGLWVELPLIVPQVPEGWYLPSYLSILTQIANVGPLFVTLMHHFQPGKLNETTVIYVIVSFGTIASLLLAFFWKETVIVQGVERSVYLLILTFFISTVDCTSSVTFLPFMMQLKSKYLTTYYIGEGLSGLIPAVVALIQGVGAMQCVNGTQNFNLSETINGSMDSTDYLKPHYLPANFSAKAFFFFLAAMMFVCLVAFFLLNNLPVVARERSSNLKYKGAIRNSDFAKKKKSPEQKPMMNSQNGFQRFRGMFGKGTYSWAQIFYIFIILAWVNALTNSVLLSVQSYSCLPYGNHAYHWSATLASLANPLACFIAMFYAQRSLVLMGFLTGFGSILGVYIMAMAVLSPCPLLVNHISGAVLIVAAWTFFVLTLSYVKVMIAVILRDEGHSALVWCGAVVQLGSLLGAVIMFPLVNVYDLFSSGDPCNTRC, from the exons ATGTCCCTCCTCACTCGTATCTTAGCCTGCCTGTTTGGAATGGGCTCCTGGGTGACCATTTGTGGGCTCTGGGTTGAGTTGCCCCTCATCGTCCCTCAGGTGCCTGAAGGCTGGTACCTTCCCTCCTATCTGTCCATCCTGACCCAGATTGCTAATGTTGGTCCTCTGTTTGTCACTTTGATGCACCATTTCCAACCGGGAAAGCTCAACGAAACCACTGTGATCTACGTCATTGTCAGTTTTGGGACAATTGCAAGCCTACTCTTAGCTTTCTTCTGGAAGGAGACTGTTATTGTACAAGGAGTCGAGCGCAGCGTTTATCTCCTGATCCTGACCTTTTTTATTTCCACGGTGGACTGCACCTCGTCAGTGACTTTCCTACCGTTCATGATGCAGCTCAAGTCAAAGTATCTCACCACCTATTATATAGGTGAAGGTTTGAGTGGACTGATCCCAGCTGTAGTGGCCCTGATTCAAGGAGTAGGTGCCATGCAGTGTGTCAACGGCACTCAAAACTTCAATCTCAGTGAAACAATCAATGGGTCTATGGACTCGACTGATTACCTAAAACCGCACTACTTACCAGCCAACTTTTCAGCTaaggctttctttttctttctggcAGCAATGATGTTTGTCTGCTTggtagctttctttcttttgaacaACCTTCCAGTAGTGGCTCGAGAGCGCTCAAGCAATCTCAAATACAAAGGTGCTATTAGAAATTCAGACTTTgcgaagaaaaagaaaagtcctGAACAGAAGCCCATGATGAATTCTCAAAATGGCTTCCAGAGGTTCAGGGGGATGTTTGGAAAGGGAACTTACAGCTGGGCACAAATTTTctacatcttcatcatcctggCCTGGGTGAATGCTCTGACGAATTCTGTGTTACTATCTGTTCAGTCTTACTCATGTCTGCCTTATGGGAACCATGCATATCATTGGTCTGCTACCTTGGCCTCCTTAGCAAACCCACTGGCCTGCTTCATTGCCATGTTTTATGCTCAGAG GTCATTGGTGCTGATGGGATTTCTGACTGGTTTTGGCTCTATTCTTGGTGTTTATATCATGGCAATGGCAGTGCTGAGTCCCTGTCCACTGCTGGTCAACCATATTTCTGGAGCTGTACTAATA gTGGCAGCGTGGACATTTTTTGTTCTCACACTATCCTACGTGAAGGTGATGATTGCAGTGATCTTGCGTGATGAAGGCCACAGCGCCCTCGTGTGGTGCGGTGCAGTAGTGCAGTTGGGCTCCCTGCTGGGAGCTGTGATCATGTTCCCTTTAGTTAATGTGTACGACCTTTTCTCTTCAGGAGACCCATGTAACACCAGGTGCTAA